In Fusarium falciforme chromosome 9, complete sequence, the following are encoded in one genomic region:
- a CDS encoding AA-permease domain-containing protein, with protein MNVDEEKHPKADFADAGSLQHGDVGNMGHLHRRLNNRQIQLIAAGGSIGTALFISIGGGLAKGGPGSLLIAYTLYSLVLALVNNSIAEMNTYMPVAGGFVRLAGYWVDDALGFLAGWNFFLYEALIIPFEITALTFVISFWNDTVTNPGPTAGVCAAVIVCYGLLNVLAVRFYGEAEFWLSGGKLILIFILFTFTFVTMCGGNPQHDAYGFKHFSNPGSFAIYLSGGDKGRFEGFLAALWSASFTIVGPEYISMVSAEAQRPTYYIKSAFKTVYYRFCIFFIIGALAVGIVCAYNDPALVEIYFGSGSSGSAAASPYVIAMTNLGVKGLPHLVNFLILTSIFSAGNTYTYCATRALYSLALEGRAPRFLRYCNKAGVPVYCFCVVMCFPFLSFLQVANGSAKVLGWLISIVTGGGLITFMVMSITYINYHKACIAQGVDRKTERPYYGYFQPYGAYIALVIQFIIVLTYGYYAFRPKFDVEVFFQNYSMQILAVLLFGGWKLFKRTRYIRPHEVDLVWERPQIEAYENSFTEPPVGFWTEMAQLVGFRRNKKTSAEA; from the exons ATGAACGTagacgaggagaagcacCCTAAGGCCGACTTTGCCGACGCCGGCAGCCTCCAGCATGGCGACGTCGGCAACATGGGCCACCTCCACCGGCGCCTCAACAACCGCCAGATCCAGCTCATCGCCGCCGGCGGCTCCATCGGGACGgctctcttcatctccatcggAGGCGGCCTCGCCAAGGGCGGCCCCGGCAGCCTCCTGATCGCCTACACCCTCTACTcgctcgtcctcgccctcgtcaacAACTCGATCGCCGAGATGAATACCTACATGCCCGTCGCCGGTGGATTCGTCCGCCTAGCTGGATACTGGGTCGATGATGCACTAGGCTTCCTCGCCGGCTGGAACTTCTTCCTCTACGAGGCACTGATTATCCCCTTTGAGATCACCGCCCTGACCTTTGTTATCTCCTTCTGGAACGACACCGTGACAAACCCTGGACCTACGGCTGGGGTTTGCGCTGCCGTCATTGTCTGCTATGG ACTTCTCAACGTCCTCGCGGTCCGCTTCTACGGCGAGGCTGAATTCTGGCTCTCGGGAGGTaaactcatcctcatctttatCCTCTTTACCTTTACCTTTGTCACAATGTGCGGAGGCAACCCACAGCATGATGCTT ACGGCTTCAAGCATTTCTCAAACCCCGGGTCATTTGCTATATACCTCAGCGGAGGTGATAAAGGCCGGTTTGAAGGcttcctcgccgccctcTGGAGTGCCTCCTTCACCATCGTCGGACCCGAGTACATCTCGATGGTCTCTGCCGAGGCCCAGCGCCCTACCTACTATATCAAGTCGGCCTTCAAGACCGTCTACTACCGattctgcatcttctttattattGGTGCCCTGGCCGTCGGCATCGTGTGCGCCTACAACGACCCTGCTCTCGTCGAGATCTACTTTGGAAGCGGTAGCTCTGGCAGTGCGGCTGCGTCTCCCTATGTCATTGCCATGACCAACCTTGGCGTCAAGGGCCTGCCTCACCTCGTCAACTTTTTGATCCtcacctccatcttctctgcCGGAAATACCTATACCTACTGTGCTACTAGAGCCCTCTACTCGTTGGCTCTTGAAGGCCGTGCCCCTCGATTCCTCCGATACTGCAACAAGGCCGGCGTCCCCGTCTACTGCTTCTGTGTCGTCATGTGCTTTCCCTTCCTCTCGTTCCTCCAGGTCGCCAACGGCTCTGCCAAGGTTCTGGGCTGGCTCATCAGCATCGTCACCGGTGGTGGTCTGATTACCTTCATGGTCATGTCCATCACCTATATCAACTACCACAAGGCTTGCATTGCCCAGGGCGTCGACCGAAAGACGGAGCGTCCCTACTACGGATACTTCCAGCCTTACGGAGCCTACATCGCCCTGGTCATCCAGTTTATCATCGTTCTTACGTACGGATACTACGCCTTCCGACCAAAGTTTGATGTAGAGGTCTTTTTCCAGAACTACTCGATGCAGATCCTTGCTGTTCTTCTCTTTGGCGGGTGGAAGCTCTTTAAGCGCACCCGCTATATCCGGCCCCACGAGGTCGACCTGGTCTGGGAGCGACCCCAGATCGAGGCCTACGAGAACTCCTTTACCGAGCCCCCGGTAGGCTTCTGGACCGAGATGGCCCAGCTGGTGGGTTTCCGAAGGAATAAGAAGACTTCGGCTGAGGCTTAA
- a CDS encoding Maltose permease yields MSDSKDEITAVKPGAVHDEHVVIEQDSLTTWQCLKANPKIVMWTLWANIGPLMVGYENLAMSVCLAMPAFQMRFATPVNGTLIIPAYWQSLWSAMYNVTTMLGSMSAGFCQDRFGRRSVFLASILIAVAGISLVFTSNTPPEFLGGKIVSGYAMGLILAGTQTWVSEVAPLPMRGIALSTYAIMLNLGLLLAISVTFSRVSIMNDSAFRVVFAVAWCFPGLLALGLPFMPESPYWLTSKNRHEEARRALERLSPAGQEIEPQLVQIQHSIETERRLAAEKTSYLELFRGTNLRRSRILLICMYMPQVAGAVLSSNAPYFLSQTGMDNNLIVKILQVAVSLGVVSAVLNVVAMTKFSHRTLMFSGVGVCLAFYLAMGIAGTMARTSTTLTVIGVAVAFPSISYGPTVGASMAVAGEVSSIKLRSKSLAVGQAFSSIVSTVWTIVLPYMFNQDEADMGGNIGWIFFGMSAVYLVILYFDVPNTRGRSYEELDLMFEKKLPAKRFSSYKFDDEGEIAG; encoded by the exons ATGTCGGACAGCAAGGACGAGATCACAGCCGTGAAGCCGGGGGCAGTCCATGACGAGCATGTCGTAATTGAACAAGACTCACTGACAACTTGGCAATGCCTCAAGGCTAATCCTAAGATTGTCATGTGGACGCTTTGGGCCAACA TCGGCCCTCTCATGGTTGGATATGAGAATCTAGCAATGTCAGTTTGTCTGGCTATGCCCGCCTTCCA GATGCGATTTGCCACCCCAGTCAATGGCACACTTATCATTCCTGCCTACTGGCAGTCGCTCTGGAGCGCCATGTACAATGTTACAACTATGCTCGGTTCCATGTCGGCCGGTTTTTGTCAGGATCGGTTCGGTCGGCGGTCCGTCTTCCTGGCCTCGATCTTGATCGCTGTTGCTGGCATTTCTCTGGTCTTTACTTCAAATACTCCCCCCGAGTTTCTCGGTGGTAAGATCGTCTCTGGTTATGCCATGGGCTTGATCCTCGCCGGCACACAGACTTGGGTATCGGAGGTTGCACCATTACCAATGCGAGGAATTGCCTTATCAACATACGCGATTATGCTG AACCTCGGACTTTTGCTTGCTATTTCCGTCACCTTTAGTCGAGTGTCGATCATGAATGACTCTGCATTCCGTGTCGTCTTTGCCGTTGCCTGGTGTTTTCCAGGCTTGCTAGCACTAGGGTTGCCTTTCATGCCCGAATCGCCTTACTGGCTGACGTCCAAGAACCGACACGAAGAAGCTCGCCGTGCTCTTGAGCGCTTGTCCCCGGCTGGCCAAGAAATCGAGCCCCAACTTGTACAAATCCAGCATTCGATCGAAACCGAACGTCGGCTTGCGGCTGAGAAAACATCCTACCTTGAGCTATTCCGCGGTACGAATTTGCGCCGTTCCCGCATTCTCCTCATATGCATGTACATGCCTCAGGTTGCTGGAGCCGTGCTATCCTCCAACGCACCATATTTCCTCTCTCAGACCGGCATGGACAACAATCTGATTGTCAAGATCCTTCAAGTCGCTGTTAGCCTTGGTGTTGTCTCAGCTGTCTTGAATGTTGTCGCCATGACAAAGTTCAGTCACCGGACTCTTATGTTCTCCGGGGTCGGTGTCTGCTTGGCCTTCTACTTGGCCATGGGTATTGCAGGTACCATGGCTCGTACATCGACCACGCTTACTGTCATTGGCGTTGCAGTTGCCTTTCCCAGCATCTCTTATGGTCCCACAGTCGGGGCATCCATGGCTGTGGCTGGAGAGGTGTCATCAATCAAGCTCCGATCCAAGTCTCTGGCAGTAGGTCAAGCTTTTTCCTCCATCGTCTCTACAGTTTGGACAATTGTCTTGCCCTACATGTTTAatcaagatgaagcagaTATGGGCGGAAATATTGGCTGGATATTTTTTGGAATGTCTGCTGTTTACCTCGTCATTTTATATTTTGACGTTCCCAACACCAGAGGTCGGAGCTACGAGGAGTTGGATCTCATGTTTGAGAAGAAACTACCTGCAAAGAGATTCAGCTCCTATAAGTTCGACGACGAAGGCGAGATTGCGGGTTAG